From a region of the Latilactobacillus sakei genome:
- a CDS encoding glutamate racemase produces the protein MKKQPIGFMDSGVGGLTLVKEARKRLPNEDMVFIGDQARLPYGEKPAATVREFAWQMANFLRHQEIKALVIACNTATAAALPDLQAQLAIPVIGVIKPGSIAALQATQNQHVGVIATTGTIQSAAYSQQIAALNPDVQVTGLAAPQFVTMIEANQRHGQAVQASVNQILQPLQQSKIDTLVLGCTHFPLLTSAIQTAVGPDVTLVNPAVQAITMLAEVLKQQQQLATTTPGTLKMYTTGSVAAFEEIAQQWLAQPDLTAQQVDIQKEKNDGPDR, from the coding sequence ATGAAGAAACAACCAATTGGTTTTATGGATTCCGGGGTTGGCGGTTTGACGCTGGTCAAAGAAGCCCGCAAACGCCTCCCAAATGAAGACATGGTGTTTATTGGTGATCAAGCACGATTACCTTACGGTGAAAAGCCGGCTGCCACCGTACGCGAATTTGCTTGGCAGATGGCTAATTTTCTCCGCCACCAAGAGATTAAGGCCTTAGTGATTGCTTGTAATACTGCCACTGCTGCGGCTTTACCCGATTTACAAGCCCAATTGGCCATTCCGGTAATTGGGGTTATTAAACCAGGGAGTATTGCAGCCTTACAAGCGACCCAAAATCAGCACGTCGGCGTGATTGCCACGACTGGGACGATTCAAAGTGCCGCTTATAGTCAACAAATTGCAGCTCTCAATCCTGATGTGCAAGTGACCGGGTTAGCCGCACCACAGTTTGTGACGATGATTGAAGCTAACCAACGACATGGGCAAGCCGTCCAAGCAAGCGTTAATCAGATTTTGCAACCCTTGCAACAAAGTAAGATTGATACCCTTGTTTTGGGTTGCACGCATTTTCCATTATTGACGAGCGCCATTCAAACGGCAGTTGGTCCTGACGTGACGTTGGTCAACCCAGCTGTCCAAGCGATTACGATGTTAGCAGAAGTCTTGAAGCAACAACAACAATTGGCGACAACCACGCCGGGTACGCTGAAGATGTACACAACCGGCTCTGTTGCCGCTTTTGAAGAGATTGCCCAGCAATGGCTTGCCCAACCCGATTTAACCGCACAACAAGTTGATATTCAAAAGGAGAAAAATGATGGTCCGGACCGATAA